One window of Cryobacterium arcticum genomic DNA carries:
- a CDS encoding glycosyltransferase family 39 protein — protein sequence MTTVLASPLVEPTRPALTSSRGFAPVAVLLGLLGFLVSVTGSWVPSYWGDEAASVMSAERSLPSLFRMLGNIDAVHGSYYLFLHGWIDVFGASELATRLPSALAIGLATAGTAVLARMLVNTRVAVIAGLVFAVLPRVTYMGAEARSTALATMLAVWTVILLVHIVRNRPSAPVLRLVLWTAYALMVTLSAYMFLYTALLIPVHALAVALFSRRRRGALLAWAGAAAAGLLLASPVFYWGVGEREQISFLARRPAVSVFDAAVHQWFGTPTLAGLAWALIAIGVVATFVPRFHTRGRAPRAELLVVLAWALVPSAVLLAGTQLITPMYSLRYLSICAPAAALAVAVGVAALRPRWTQVVSVLLVGALATPGYLAQRTDFAKDGGSDWRQVSDILRTEARPGDAVVFDESTKPSQRPRLAMHLYPAGFVGLSDVMLNRSYQDVDWLWDTTIPLAEATSRLAGTNRVWVLHNVGSRETVAGTDIGVLQQLGFTVHSSLTVNRTILTELTR from the coding sequence GTGACGACAGTTCTCGCTTCTCCCCTCGTCGAGCCGACCCGGCCCGCGCTGACCTCGTCACGCGGCTTCGCACCCGTCGCCGTGCTGCTGGGGCTGTTGGGTTTTCTCGTGTCGGTGACCGGGTCCTGGGTTCCGTCGTACTGGGGTGACGAGGCGGCCAGCGTCATGTCGGCCGAACGTTCCCTCCCCTCGCTGTTTCGCATGCTGGGCAACATCGACGCCGTGCACGGCAGCTACTACCTCTTCCTGCACGGCTGGATCGATGTCTTCGGCGCCTCAGAGCTCGCCACCCGGCTGCCCAGCGCGCTCGCCATCGGTCTGGCAACGGCCGGCACCGCGGTGCTGGCACGGATGCTCGTCAACACCCGGGTGGCCGTGATCGCCGGTCTGGTCTTCGCGGTACTCCCCCGGGTGACGTATATGGGTGCGGAGGCACGCTCCACCGCCCTGGCCACGATGCTCGCGGTCTGGACCGTCATTCTCCTCGTACACATCGTGCGCAACCGGCCGTCCGCCCCGGTTTTGCGTCTAGTGCTCTGGACGGCCTATGCGCTGATGGTCACCCTGAGCGCCTACATGTTCCTCTACACGGCCCTTCTGATTCCGGTGCACGCGCTCGCCGTGGCCCTGTTCTCCCGGCGCCGGCGCGGCGCACTGCTGGCCTGGGCCGGCGCCGCCGCGGCCGGGCTGCTGCTGGCCTCGCCCGTCTTCTACTGGGGAGTCGGCGAGCGCGAACAGATCTCCTTCCTCGCCCGACGTCCGGCCGTCAGCGTTTTCGACGCCGCCGTGCACCAGTGGTTCGGCACCCCGACCCTGGCCGGGCTCGCCTGGGCGCTCATCGCGATCGGCGTCGTGGCCACCTTCGTGCCGCGCTTCCACACCCGGGGCCGGGCACCGCGGGCCGAGCTCCTCGTTGTGTTGGCCTGGGCGCTCGTGCCCAGCGCGGTGCTGCTCGCCGGCACCCAGCTGATCACTCCGATGTACTCGCTGCGCTACCTGTCGATCTGCGCTCCGGCGGCGGCCCTGGCCGTCGCCGTCGGTGTCGCGGCACTGCGGCCGCGGTGGACCCAGGTGGTCTCCGTGCTCCTGGTCGGCGCCCTCGCCACGCCCGGCTACCTGGCGCAGCGCACCGACTTCGCGAAGGACGGGGGCAGCGATTGGCGGCAGGTGTCCGACATCCTGCGCACCGAAGCCCGACCCGGTGACGCCGTGGTGTTCGACGAGAGCACCAAGCCGTCCCAGCGGCCACGCCTGGCCATGCACCTCTACCCCGCCGGCTTCGTCGGGTTGAGCGACGTGATGCTCAACCGTTCCTATCAGGACGTCGACTGGCTGTGGGACACCACGATCCCCCTCGCCGAAGCCACTTCCAGGCTCGCCGGCACCAACCGGGTCTGGGTGCTGCACAACGTCGGAAGCCGGGAAACCGTCGCCGGCACCGACATCGGCGTGCTGCAGCAACTGGGCTTCACCGTGCATTCCTCCCTCACCGTCAACCGCACCATCCTTACCGAACTGACAAGGTAG
- a CDS encoding HAMP domain-containing sensor histidine kinase has product MNRLRRIWLPALSIRARITVGSLLVATVLFSTAAFFFRLEVQSILTATNETMLRNDAEPLIGELAANPTEAIESPSEGQLLAIIDPDGIVRKSSLPRSLDRQITSLSDLGPDPQTVNTPAATYLVSATTVTVPSGDWLVIAARSQQAPTLLLDELTGVLTLGTLILTIGFGLASWLLTGAALRPVTRLREEAESLSATGSSARLRVPAGKDEVSRLARTLNDFIERLRRGVDREKQIVSDASHELRTPLAVLQAQLELAHLDSGDAPALERDIRDASATAGRLSRLATNLLELSKLESEQTPPETDWPGLVGEVTASVDRARIVREGHELEVVYRIDGDDPDGYYGISSTNMGQLLDNLISNAVTAMSGHGSVTVSLSRAGVGALITVVDTGPGLPDEFIPLAFDRFSRPDSSRSSHSGGSGLGLAIVHAIVERANGTVQLRNTGAGLAVEIRLPRHIR; this is encoded by the coding sequence GTGAACCGGCTGCGCCGCATCTGGCTGCCCGCCCTGTCGATCCGGGCCCGCATCACCGTGGGCAGTCTGCTCGTGGCCACGGTCCTGTTCAGCACTGCCGCGTTCTTCTTCCGCCTCGAGGTGCAGTCCATCCTCACCGCGACGAACGAGACCATGCTGCGCAACGACGCGGAGCCGTTGATCGGTGAACTCGCCGCCAATCCCACCGAGGCCATCGAAAGCCCCAGCGAGGGCCAGTTGTTGGCGATCATCGATCCCGACGGCATCGTGCGCAAGTCGTCACTGCCGCGCAGCCTCGATCGGCAGATCACCTCCCTGTCCGACCTGGGGCCCGACCCGCAGACGGTGAACACGCCAGCGGCCACCTATCTGGTCTCGGCGACCACGGTCACGGTGCCCTCGGGCGACTGGCTGGTCATCGCCGCCCGCAGCCAGCAGGCGCCCACGTTGCTGCTCGACGAGCTCACCGGGGTACTGACCCTGGGCACCCTCATTCTCACCATCGGATTCGGGTTGGCCTCCTGGCTGCTCACCGGCGCTGCACTGCGCCCGGTGACCCGACTGCGCGAGGAGGCGGAGAGCCTGAGCGCCACCGGATCGTCGGCCCGGTTGCGCGTTCCCGCCGGCAAGGACGAGGTGAGCAGGCTGGCGCGCACCCTCAACGACTTCATCGAACGGCTCCGGCGCGGTGTGGACCGCGAGAAGCAGATCGTGTCGGATGCGAGCCACGAGCTGCGCACCCCGCTTGCGGTGCTCCAGGCCCAACTCGAACTCGCCCATCTGGATTCCGGTGACGCCCCGGCTCTCGAGCGCGACATCCGCGATGCGTCGGCCACCGCCGGCCGACTCAGCCGCCTGGCGACCAATCTGCTCGAGTTGAGCAAGCTCGAGAGCGAGCAGACACCGCCGGAGACGGACTGGCCCGGCCTCGTCGGCGAGGTCACGGCGTCGGTCGACCGGGCCCGGATCGTGCGGGAGGGCCATGAACTCGAGGTCGTCTACCGCATCGACGGCGACGACCCCGACGGGTACTACGGCATCTCGAGCACCAATATGGGCCAGCTCCTCGACAACCTGATCTCCAATGCCGTCACCGCCATGTCCGGCCACGGCAGCGTCACCGTCTCGCTGAGCCGTGCGGGCGTCGGCGCCCTCATCACGGTCGTCGATACGGGGCCGGGGCTGCCCGACGAGTTCATCCCGCTCGCCTTCGACAGGTTCTCCCGGCCCGACAGCTCCCGGTCCAGCCATTCGGGCGGCTCGGGGTTGGGCCTGGCGATCGTGCACGCGATTGTGGAACGCGCCAACGGCACCGTGCAGCTCCGCAACACCGGCGCCGGGCTGGCCGTCGAAATCCGGCTGCCGCGGCACATCCGCTGA
- a CDS encoding alkene reductase, which translates to MSLFTPLNLGALELPNRLVMAPLTRMRSGVDGIPGELNIEHYSQRATLGLIVTEGVYPDKAGQGFPGQPGLVTDEQVAGWTKVADAVHAAGGRIVAQVMHAGRVTHEETNGGLQVVAPSAIAINGESHTYKGKLPYPQPRALTLDDLPGIIDGFVQASRNAIEAGLDGVEIHSANGYLLHEFLSPASNQRDDIYGGSPENRARFVIEVTTAVAAAIGADRVGIRISPEHNIQDALETDPADVLATYGALVDGLAPLGLAYLSVLHRDPAGELVPALRARFGGPLLVNTGFGEVTTRAEALALLDDGLGDGVVVGRAAIANPDLVRRWLENLPLNEPNPLTFYGPDAVGYTDYPAYAN; encoded by the coding sequence GTGAGTCTTTTCACCCCGCTGAATCTTGGCGCCCTCGAGCTGCCCAACCGACTGGTGATGGCACCGCTGACCCGGATGCGTTCCGGTGTCGACGGAATCCCCGGCGAACTGAACATCGAGCACTACAGCCAGCGGGCGACTCTCGGGCTCATCGTCACCGAGGGCGTCTACCCCGACAAGGCCGGCCAGGGCTTCCCGGGCCAGCCGGGCCTCGTCACCGACGAGCAGGTCGCCGGTTGGACCAAGGTCGCCGACGCCGTGCACGCCGCGGGCGGACGCATCGTGGCGCAGGTCATGCACGCCGGCCGGGTCACCCACGAGGAGACCAACGGCGGCCTCCAGGTCGTCGCCCCCAGCGCCATCGCCATCAACGGCGAGAGCCACACCTACAAGGGCAAGCTGCCCTACCCGCAGCCGCGCGCCCTTACGCTCGACGACCTCCCGGGCATCATCGATGGCTTCGTGCAGGCATCACGCAACGCCATCGAGGCCGGCCTCGACGGCGTCGAGATCCACTCCGCCAACGGCTACCTGCTGCACGAGTTCCTCTCGCCGGCCTCCAACCAGCGCGACGACATCTACGGTGGTTCGCCCGAGAACCGGGCCCGCTTCGTGATCGAGGTCACCACGGCCGTGGCCGCAGCCATCGGAGCCGACCGCGTGGGCATCCGCATCTCACCCGAGCACAACATCCAGGATGCGCTCGAGACCGACCCGGCCGATGTGCTGGCCACCTACGGCGCGCTCGTCGACGGGCTGGCCCCGCTCGGACTGGCCTACCTGAGCGTGCTGCACCGCGACCCGGCCGGCGAACTCGTGCCCGCCCTGCGCGCGCGATTCGGCGGACCTCTGCTGGTCAACACCGGTTTCGGTGAGGTCACCACCCGCGCCGAGGCTTTGGCGCTGCTCGATGACGGTCTGGGTGACGGCGTCGTCGTCGGCCGCGCCGCGATCGCCAACCCTGACCTCGTGCGCCGCTGGCTCGAGAACCTGCCGCTGAACGAGCCCAACCCGCTCACGTTCTACGGTCCGGATGCCGTGGGCTACACCGACTACCCGGCCTACGCGAACTAA
- a CDS encoding response regulator transcription factor: protein MKILVVEDDDQMGALIERGLQAEGYDTTRVSNGIDALIAISGDGFSLAAIDVMLPQMSGFEICRRIRESGSTMPVLLLTARDTVDDRVFGLDSGADDYLTKPFAFAELSARVRALMRRRSMGAPLTLEIGNLVLDSRDLRVTVAGRAVSMSPKEVALLRLLCSRAGTTVDRTTILEEIWNGTSHIDPNIVDQYISYLRRKIDTEAAGVRIVTVRGAGYAVELAE, encoded by the coding sequence ATGAAGATCTTGGTCGTAGAGGACGATGACCAGATGGGTGCACTGATCGAGCGCGGGCTCCAGGCCGAGGGCTACGACACCACGCGGGTGTCCAACGGTATCGACGCACTCATCGCCATCTCCGGAGACGGCTTCAGCCTCGCCGCCATCGACGTGATGCTGCCCCAGATGTCGGGTTTCGAGATCTGCCGGCGCATCCGCGAATCAGGCAGCACCATGCCCGTGCTGCTGCTCACCGCACGGGACACCGTGGACGACCGGGTCTTCGGACTCGACAGCGGCGCCGACGACTACCTCACCAAGCCCTTCGCCTTCGCTGAGCTCTCGGCCCGGGTGCGCGCGCTGATGCGTCGGCGCTCGATGGGCGCCCCGCTCACCCTGGAGATCGGCAACCTGGTGCTGGATTCCCGCGATCTGCGGGTCACCGTGGCCGGCCGAGCCGTCTCGATGAGCCCCAAAGAGGTCGCGCTGCTGCGCCTGCTCTGCAGTCGCGCCGGCACCACCGTTGACCGCACCACGATCCTCGAAGAGATCTGGAACGGCACGAGCCACATCGACCCGAACATCGTGGACCAGTACATCAGCTACCTCCGCCGCAAGATCGACACCGAGGCCGCCGGGGTGCGCATCGTCACCGTGCGCGGCGCAGGGTATGCGGTGGAGCTCGCCGAGTGA
- a CDS encoding carbon-nitrogen hydrolase family protein has protein sequence MVDALSTDELGVAVAQFAPGSDQGANLATMRSLAQIAVTRGARIVVFPEYSSFFETRLGDASVAAAEPLTGPFVEALGRLAVELGVHVVAGMLETTDDADRVHNTLVAIDPAGKIVASYRKLHLYDAFGSRESDRVLAGVIEEPETFQVAGITVGLQTCYDVRFPEVSRRLVDAGADLVLVPAEWVRGPLKEQHWRTLLTARALENTIYLAAADHAPPSGVGASMVVDPMGVELVTIGETTDVAVAWISPSRLAEVRRLNPALALRRFTVTPR, from the coding sequence ATGGTGGATGCGCTGTCGACGGACGAACTCGGAGTGGCCGTGGCGCAGTTCGCGCCGGGCTCCGACCAGGGGGCCAACCTTGCGACGATGCGCTCCCTCGCCCAGATCGCAGTCACCCGCGGTGCCCGGATCGTGGTCTTCCCGGAGTACTCGTCGTTCTTCGAGACCCGACTGGGTGATGCATCCGTCGCCGCCGCCGAACCCCTGACCGGCCCGTTCGTTGAGGCGCTCGGCCGGCTCGCCGTCGAACTCGGCGTGCATGTCGTGGCGGGAATGCTGGAAACCACCGATGACGCAGACCGGGTGCACAACACCCTCGTGGCCATCGACCCGGCCGGGAAGATCGTGGCGAGCTACCGCAAGCTGCACCTCTACGACGCCTTCGGCTCCCGAGAATCAGATCGGGTGCTCGCCGGGGTCATCGAGGAGCCGGAGACCTTCCAGGTGGCCGGCATCACCGTGGGCCTGCAGACCTGTTACGACGTGAGATTCCCCGAGGTCAGCCGGCGCCTCGTCGACGCCGGAGCCGACCTGGTGCTCGTGCCGGCCGAGTGGGTGCGCGGGCCGCTCAAGGAACAGCACTGGCGCACCCTCCTGACCGCGCGGGCGCTGGAGAACACGATCTACCTGGCCGCCGCCGACCACGCCCCGCCCAGCGGCGTGGGCGCGAGCATGGTGGTTGACCCGATGGGTGTCGAGCTGGTCACGATCGGTGAGACGACGGATGTGGCGGTCGCTTGGATCTCCCCATCCCGCCTAGCCGAGGTGCGCCGGCTCAATCCGGCCCTGGCGCTGCGCCGCTTCACCGTCACCCCCCGCTGA
- a CDS encoding HNH endonuclease signature motif containing protein produces the protein MSSLAAIFAPDTVPEPARPASATVPPALAAVPVLAEVRPSGPAGSLAEAVAAVARWGSCSADYDALSDADALACQRDIARLSETVGTRQVWVAKTIAHRSRPELGQSGLAQQQGYLNPDGLIQKLTGSTKADARRLVDVGRMLADNEAAAAQAAAAAEDEAARRLLDELDGTHGTDGTGDADGSGGDPESTGLDGLDGLDGLDELDGLNGPEGLGGVGGPVIDPALLPWHHKISEAVTCGALSVAAAHAIRTGLGDIDTVVTGPVLATAVEELLRDARTLNVDQLLKRARRTRDSLDAAGIIVREQKAWDDRSLRVWTNPSGQVHLHGVFPPEQGAFVLSAYDSLTSPRRGGVRFVDPARAKWAQSVRDDPRSTEQIAADGFLALLKAGTEINPHRILGGRQPSIRIITHQATPGTAPTPTPTTPGTAPTPTPTTPGTGTPATTENPTRTANPAATEHPGRTGTPSDTETPATTGTPAPAGNRVPTRTDIPTRTDIPTGTAAVGTPTGSPTPTGIRTTAETPNQAPPRQPVRPAPAAPSPHLDWPLRPDPVVPPGPGLLLLRDLDEILAPPPDLTAHGYLEGNPAPLSQPTLDRLTCDSGSLPITFSTDNQPLNLGRDERLFTPAQRIALAARDGGCRWGDCDKPPAFTETHHIDHWIRDHGTTDIRHGILLCNPHHRLLHNQGWQIFENQGRYWLRPPATIDPGQTLIEMPSKTPHQH, from the coding sequence ATGTCCAGCCTCGCAGCAATCTTCGCCCCCGACACCGTCCCGGAGCCGGCCCGTCCGGCCTCCGCGACGGTGCCGCCGGCGCTGGCTGCGGTGCCGGTTCTGGCCGAGGTGCGGCCTTCGGGCCCGGCGGGTTCGTTGGCCGAGGCGGTCGCGGCGGTCGCCCGCTGGGGGTCGTGCAGCGCCGATTACGACGCCTTGTCGGACGCGGATGCTCTCGCGTGCCAACGCGATATCGCCCGGCTGTCGGAGACGGTCGGTACCCGGCAGGTGTGGGTGGCGAAGACCATCGCGCACCGGTCCCGGCCGGAGTTGGGCCAGTCCGGGCTGGCGCAGCAGCAGGGGTATCTGAACCCGGACGGTTTGATCCAGAAGCTCACCGGGTCGACCAAGGCCGACGCGCGTCGGCTCGTGGACGTGGGCCGGATGCTCGCCGACAACGAGGCCGCCGCCGCGCAGGCCGCCGCCGCCGCCGAAGACGAAGCCGCCCGCAGACTCCTCGACGAGCTCGACGGCACTCACGGGACGGACGGTACTGGCGATGCTGATGGCTCCGGCGGCGACCCGGAGTCGACGGGACTCGACGGCCTCGACGGGCTCGATGGCCTGGATGAACTCGATGGCCTGAACGGGCCGGAGGGGCTGGGCGGGGTGGGTGGCCCGGTGATTGATCCGGCGTTGCTGCCGTGGCACCACAAGATCTCCGAGGCCGTGACCTGCGGGGCCCTGTCCGTGGCGGCCGCCCACGCGATCCGCACCGGGCTCGGTGACATCGACACCGTCGTGACGGGGCCGGTCCTCGCGACCGCCGTCGAGGAGTTGCTCCGGGATGCCCGAACGCTGAACGTGGACCAGTTGCTCAAGCGGGCCCGCCGCACCCGGGACTCCCTGGACGCGGCCGGCATCATCGTGCGGGAACAAAAAGCGTGGGACGACCGCTCCCTGCGCGTGTGGACGAACCCGTCCGGCCAGGTGCACCTGCACGGGGTGTTCCCGCCCGAGCAGGGAGCGTTCGTCCTCTCCGCCTACGACAGCCTCACCAGTCCCCGCCGCGGTGGGGTGCGCTTCGTCGACCCGGCCCGCGCGAAGTGGGCGCAAAGCGTGCGCGATGACCCGCGCAGCACGGAGCAGATCGCCGCGGACGGTTTCCTTGCCCTCCTCAAAGCCGGCACCGAGATCAACCCCCACCGCATCCTCGGCGGCCGCCAGCCCTCCATCCGCATCATCACCCACCAGGCCACCCCCGGCACGGCACCCACCCCGACGCCGACCACCCCCGGCACGGCACCCACCCCGACGCCGACCACCCCCGGCACCGGCACTCCTGCCACCACCGAGAACCCCACCAGGACCGCGAATCCTGCCGCCACCGAGCACCCCGGCCGCACCGGCACCCCTTCCGACACCGAAACCCCCGCCACCACGGGGACTCCCGCCCCCGCCGGGAACCGCGTCCCCACCAGAACCGACATTCCCACCAGAACCGACATCCCCACCGGGACCGCCGCCGTCGGCACCCCCACCGGGTCACCCACACCCACGGGGATCCGCACCACAGCCGAAACGCCTAACCAGGCGCCACCGAGGCAACCGGTCCGACCGGCACCAGCCGCCCCGTCGCCCCACCTCGACTGGCCTCTTCGTCCTGATCCGGTCGTCCCGCCGGGGCCGGGACTTCTCCTCCTGCGGGATCTGGACGAGATCCTGGCACCCCCGCCCGACCTCACCGCGCACGGTTACCTCGAGGGCAACCCCGCACCCCTGTCCCAACCCACCCTCGACCGGCTCACCTGCGACAGCGGCAGCCTGCCCATCACCTTCAGCACCGACAACCAACCCCTCAACCTCGGCCGAGATGAGCGCCTCTTCACCCCCGCCCAACGCATCGCCCTCGCCGCCCGCGACGGCGGCTGCCGCTGGGGCGACTGCGACAAACCACCCGCCTTCACCGAAACCCACCACATCGACCACTGGATCCGCGACCACGGCACCACCGACATCCGCCACGGCATCCTGCTCTGCAACCCCCACCACCGCCTCCTGCACAACCAAGGCTGGCAAATCTTCGAAAACCAAGGCCGCTACTGGCTCCGCCCACCCGCCACCATCGACCCCGGACAAACGCTCATCGAAATGCCCAGCAAAACACCCCACCAACACTGA
- a CDS encoding alpha/beta fold hydrolase produces the protein MTNTPGAATVPGSDPRYAPFPLTTDEQRLGLITSRIDTELGMVTVRHGRRTGPTTGGRGATILLHGAAGSWSTWTPLIAAADRAGAAPLTDLIIPDLPGWGDTPLATDESAETIESLAAVVAEIALALGYQRWQVFGHSLGGVVALELASSEPRRTRFVGLVSATTFSVIESVQHPLTRFSVLPGFTMLLGVMRVLSGLGRAGTGLVRTLHRLGLLRNLVTPLFSRVSEIDVSVVAALGAEARPRSFALAADRAGRYDAAGAWAGITCPVRSVHGDRDVFVTAIDDDRMATVIADLHVTVLDGTGHFAHVERPFDTLLAVLPRAGQDSALIDRDAGGEAAVDHELRAR, from the coding sequence ATGACCAACACCCCCGGAGCCGCGACAGTACCCGGCTCCGACCCGCGTTACGCCCCGTTTCCGTTGACGACGGATGAGCAGCGGCTCGGCCTCATCACCAGCCGGATCGACACCGAGCTCGGTATGGTCACCGTGCGGCACGGCCGGCGCACCGGGCCCACGACCGGTGGGCGCGGTGCCACGATCTTGTTGCACGGTGCGGCTGGATCGTGGAGCACCTGGACCCCGTTGATCGCCGCGGCCGACCGCGCAGGGGCTGCCCCGCTGACCGACCTCATCATTCCCGACCTGCCCGGCTGGGGTGACACCCCGTTGGCCACCGATGAATCCGCGGAGACAATCGAGTCCCTCGCGGCCGTCGTGGCCGAGATCGCCCTGGCCCTGGGATACCAGCGCTGGCAAGTGTTCGGGCACTCCCTCGGCGGCGTCGTGGCGCTGGAACTCGCGTCAAGCGAGCCCCGGCGCACGCGTTTCGTCGGCCTGGTTTCGGCGACCACTTTCAGTGTGATCGAGAGCGTGCAGCATCCGCTCACCCGGTTCTCGGTGCTGCCCGGCTTCACCATGCTGCTCGGCGTCATGCGGGTGCTGAGCGGCCTCGGCCGGGCAGGCACGGGACTCGTGCGCACCTTGCATCGGCTGGGTCTGCTGCGCAACCTCGTCACCCCGCTGTTCAGCCGGGTGTCCGAGATCGATGTGAGCGTCGTCGCGGCGCTCGGTGCCGAGGCCCGGCCCCGCTCGTTCGCGTTGGCCGCCGACCGGGCCGGCCGGTACGACGCCGCCGGCGCGTGGGCGGGCATCACCTGCCCGGTGCGCTCTGTGCACGGTGACCGGGATGTCTTCGTCACCGCTATAGACGACGACCGGATGGCCACGGTCATCGCCGATCTCCACGTGACGGTGCTCGACGGCACCGGCCATTTCGCCCACGTGGAGCGCCCTTTCGACACCCTGCTCGCGGTGCTGCCGCGAGCAGGGCAGGACTCAGCTCTTATTGACCGGGATGCCGGCGGTGAGGCCGCCGTCGACCACGAACTCCGAGCCCGTTGA
- a CDS encoding TetR/AcrR family transcriptional regulator, which yields MTTTPKVSADRNSSPAEPRPAGRRERSKHDKRARIHAAAAKLFAERGYSAVTTQDVADEADVAIGTLFRYATSKPELLTMVYNTTLRDGIARGVSTTEADGDITDQIMRLLGPLLDSGLQNRENLAVYQREILFGDPDGAFRAEALSLIDLLEASIATVLGHLAQPDAELRLRPEVDVTLAARSIFSALHMEIIRTGLGREIAADLPGTLRAEIELLVRGLTLPAGQS from the coding sequence ATGACCACCACGCCGAAAGTCAGCGCCGACCGGAACTCCTCGCCTGCGGAGCCCCGACCGGCGGGCCGCCGTGAACGCAGCAAGCACGACAAGAGGGCGCGCATCCACGCCGCAGCGGCGAAACTGTTCGCCGAGCGCGGCTATTCGGCCGTGACCACACAGGACGTCGCCGATGAGGCCGACGTCGCCATCGGAACCCTCTTCCGCTACGCCACGTCGAAGCCGGAACTGCTCACCATGGTCTACAACACAACACTGCGCGACGGCATCGCCCGGGGCGTGTCGACCACCGAAGCCGACGGCGACATCACCGACCAGATCATGCGGCTGCTCGGCCCCCTTCTCGATTCGGGCCTCCAGAACCGGGAGAACCTCGCCGTCTACCAGCGCGAGATTCTCTTCGGTGATCCGGATGGCGCCTTCCGCGCGGAAGCGCTGAGCCTGATCGACCTCCTGGAGGCATCGATCGCCACCGTTCTCGGCCACCTCGCACAGCCTGACGCAGAACTCCGACTTCGCCCCGAAGTAGACGTGACACTGGCCGCGCGAAGCATCTTCTCGGCCCTGCACATGGAGATCATTCGCACCGGACTCGGTCGTGAGATCGCGGCCGATCTCCCCGGCACACTGCGGGCGGAGATCGAGCTCCTGGTGCGAGGACTCACCCTTCCCGCTGGGCAATCCTGA
- a CDS encoding SDR family oxidoreductase: MGRVENKVVLISGGARGMGAAHARLLLAEGAKVVLGDLLDDEGAALAAELGESASYTHLDVTKSEDWATAVAHAVDKFGGLDVLVNNAGIANGAPITEFPVNVWNKTLEINLTGTFLGIQAAVPELAKSARGPSIINVSSVEGLRGSAGLHAYVASKFGVRGLTKSVALDVAAMGIRVNSIHPGFIVTPMTQNLYHHMLQIPLGRSAQPSEVSQLVLYLASDDSSYSTGSEFVVDGGLTAGIPVNKS; the protein is encoded by the coding sequence ATGGGTCGGGTAGAAAACAAGGTTGTTCTCATCAGCGGCGGCGCGCGGGGCATGGGCGCCGCGCATGCGCGGTTGCTGTTGGCGGAGGGCGCGAAGGTGGTGCTCGGCGACCTGCTGGATGACGAGGGTGCCGCGCTGGCCGCCGAGCTGGGCGAGTCGGCGAGCTACACGCATCTCGACGTGACCAAGTCGGAAGACTGGGCGACCGCCGTGGCTCACGCCGTGGATAAATTCGGCGGATTGGACGTCCTGGTGAACAACGCCGGCATCGCCAACGGAGCTCCGATCACGGAGTTCCCGGTGAACGTATGGAACAAGACCCTGGAGATCAACCTCACCGGCACCTTCCTGGGCATCCAGGCCGCGGTGCCCGAGTTGGCCAAGAGCGCCAGGGGGCCGTCGATCATCAACGTGTCCTCGGTCGAGGGCCTGCGTGGCAGCGCCGGACTGCACGCCTACGTGGCCTCCAAATTCGGGGTGCGTGGACTGACCAAGTCCGTGGCTCTGGATGTGGCGGCCATGGGAATCCGGGTGAATTCGATCCACCCGGGCTTCATCGTCACACCGATGACACAGAACCTCTATCACCACATGCTGCAGATTCCGCTCGGTCGCAGCGCCCAGCCGTCCGAGGTGTCGCAGCTGGTTCTGTACCTGGCCAGCGACGATTCCAGCTACTCAACGGGCTCGGAGTTCGTGGTCGACGGCGGCCTCACCGCCGGCATCCCGGTCAATAAGAGCTGA